From Thermodesulfobacteriota bacterium, one genomic window encodes:
- a CDS encoding FAD-dependent oxidoreductase, with translation MTPKRIVIVGSNFAGFTAAMELAKRLNGRHKIVVISRSDKFVFIPSLIWVPFGKRKEENISFPLAPIYKKKGIQFIHAEALRFDLNQHVVETTDGDISYDYLLIATGPKPDYDMISGLGPEHGHTVSICTLEHAEGAAKAWEQLLLDPGPVVIGATQGAACFGASYEFLLNVRYQLAKNGLEKSCPITFVTAEPFLGHFGIGGFGKAQEMVEGFFKKLGIKAITNAAIEQVGPDTIHLGDGQKLPFKFAMLIPRFLGVDAVRNSPGLGNASGFIEVDDAYRMPAHPEIYAAGVAVAVKPPGPTPVPIGVPKTGYNSEEMARVAAHNIASAIEGGSEIRLPFSAMDAKCILDAGSTGIIMLSDRILAPRKHQWLIPGPEAHWAKVAFEKYFLATRRRGRV, from the coding sequence ATGACACCAAAACGCATTGTAATTGTTGGTTCAAATTTCGCCGGGTTTACGGCGGCCATGGAGTTGGCCAAACGTCTTAACGGACGTCATAAGATTGTCGTAATATCCCGAAGCGACAAATTCGTTTTTATCCCTTCCCTCATTTGGGTACCTTTTGGCAAAAGAAAAGAGGAAAACATCTCTTTCCCTTTAGCACCTATCTATAAGAAGAAGGGGATTCAGTTCATACACGCTGAAGCTCTGCGATTTGACCTGAATCAGCATGTTGTAGAAACGACAGATGGAGACATAAGCTACGATTATCTATTGATTGCCACTGGACCTAAGCCCGATTACGATATGATTTCTGGCCTTGGTCCCGAACATGGTCATACTGTTTCCATCTGCACATTGGAACACGCAGAGGGAGCAGCAAAAGCTTGGGAGCAACTTCTGTTAGATCCCGGTCCGGTTGTAATTGGCGCAACTCAAGGCGCCGCCTGTTTCGGTGCGTCTTATGAGTTCCTGCTCAATGTAAGATACCAACTTGCTAAGAATGGACTCGAAAAGAGTTGCCCGATAACTTTTGTAACTGCCGAGCCCTTCCTCGGTCACTTCGGTATAGGAGGTTTTGGAAAAGCACAGGAGATGGTCGAGGGGTTCTTTAAAAAGCTTGGTATCAAGGCAATCACAAACGCAGCTATTGAGCAGGTGGGGCCGGATACCATACATCTTGGAGATGGACAGAAGCTTCCATTCAAGTTTGCGATGCTGATCCCACGTTTTTTGGGAGTTGATGCTGTCAGAAATTCTCCCGGATTGGGTAACGCCTCGGGCTTTATAGAAGTAGACGACGCATATAGAATGCCCGCTCATCCTGAGATATACGCAGCAGGGGTAGCAGTAGCCGTCAAACCTCCTGGGCCAACACCCGTTCCTATTGGTGTGCCGAAGACCGGATACAACTCAGAAGAAATGGCGCGTGTTGCAGCTCATAATATTGCCTCAGCCATCGAGGGTGGCTCTGAGATAAGGCTGCCCTTTTCTGCTATGGATGCCAAGTGTATTCTTGATGCGGGAAGTACAGGGATCATCATGCTATCAGACCGAATTCTAGCGCCGCGCAAACACCAGTGGCTTATCCCAGGACCGGAAGCGCATTGGGCAAAAGTGGCTTTTGAAAAGTACTTTCTTGCAACACGACGGAGGGGCCGTGTCTAG
- a CDS encoding ferritin-like domain-containing protein yields MSKKGEFIRGLNEDLAAEWGTVIRYTYQASKSFGLIGAELREILQKEVQDELGHATFLTEVITDLGGEPTTTPKEFAKPEGLKAMLELDLEMELNDIENYKRRAKQAEELGEIELKVKLEEIAADEAGHARELRRLLKGL; encoded by the coding sequence ATGTCTAAGAAAGGGGAATTCATTCGTGGACTCAATGAAGACCTGGCCGCCGAATGGGGAACTGTTATCAGATACACTTACCAGGCCAGCAAATCATTTGGACTTATAGGTGCAGAACTGCGTGAGATTTTACAAAAGGAAGTGCAGGACGAACTAGGTCATGCCACATTTCTTACAGAGGTAATCACAGACCTTGGTGGCGAACCTACTACGACACCTAAAGAATTTGCCAAACCGGAAGGTCTTAAAGCCATGCTTGAATTAGACCTTGAGATGGAACTTAATGACATTGAGAACTATAAGAGGCGTGCCAAGCAGGCTGAGGAATTAGGCGAAATAGAACTGAAGGTCAAATTAGAGGAGATAGCCGCTGACGAGGCCGGCCACGCACGTGAGTTAAGGCGACTTCTTAAAGGTTTATAG
- a CDS encoding sigma-70 family RNA polymerase sigma factor, protein MEKLQKRRTSAEKITRLLNDIRENKSNAINRFLKEAQQTVLSFGMKVCGGHVQDAEDTMQEVLVRFFQGARKLKFNDTKVLRVWLYKVAKNACLMNRRKGKYEPRYMSSINELLPRNENGEVQTLDIPDWSRIPDKLILEKENHHIIQKALLELPLDYRLVLVLRDMEGLSTKEVSEIVGISETNVKVRLHRARLFMRNELSKYLNPIYEKGERVEEEKGAKL, encoded by the coding sequence ATGGAAAAGTTACAAAAGAGAAGGACTTCTGCAGAAAAGATAACTCGACTCTTAAATGACATTAGAGAAAATAAATCTAATGCCATCAATAGGTTTTTAAAAGAGGCTCAGCAAACGGTGCTTTCCTTCGGTATGAAGGTTTGTGGTGGCCACGTACAGGATGCTGAGGATACCATGCAAGAGGTGCTCGTTCGGTTTTTTCAGGGTGCCAGAAAGCTGAAATTTAATGATACTAAAGTCTTAAGAGTTTGGTTATACAAGGTTGCTAAAAATGCGTGTCTTATGAATAGGCGTAAGGGAAAATACGAGCCGAGATATATGAGTTCAATCAACGAGCTCTTACCTAGAAATGAGAACGGAGAGGTACAAACATTAGATATACCTGATTGGTCTAGGATCCCGGATAAATTGATTCTTGAAAAAGAAAACCATCATATTATTCAAAAGGCATTGCTCGAACTTCCACTCGATTACAGATTGGTTTTAGTGCTGCGTGATATGGAGGGTCTTTCGACAAAAGAGGTTTCAGAGATCGTGGGAATAAGTGAAACTAATGTAAAGGTCAGGCTTCACCGTGCAAGATTGTTTATGAGAAACGAGCTTTCTAAATATCTTAATCCGATTTATGAGAAGGGAGAAAGAGTTGAAGAGGAAAAAGGGGCTAAGTTGTAA